From the genome of Pukyongia salina, one region includes:
- the ppk1 gene encoding polyphosphate kinase 1, which translates to MSKTSKVAKNLYRNRELSWLQFNARVLQEAEDKTVPLIERLRFIGIFSNNLDEFFKVRYATIKRIVEAGKGGRRVLGGISATELLEEITQTVIEQQATSLSILNSIQEELQKENIYIIDETELSPEQDKYVLDFFIQKVSPSLVTIMIGELEEFPKLKDSAAYLAVRMKMSKEDVTFESKINYALIEIPRQIDRFVELPTEGDKQYLIMLDNLIRRCLGNIFSIFNYESITAHMIKITRDAELDIDSDLSRSFLEKISRSVEKRSSGDPVRFVYDKNIDKETLEFLMNKMGIDSTDSIIPGGRYHNRRDYMKFPSLGRKDLLYEAKEPLRIPGLSLEGSILEKIAEKDYLLYTPYQSFGYVVKFLKEAALDPKVKSIKITIYRLAESSQIAGALINAAKNGKDVTVQIELQARFDEAANIGYAEEMQSEGVKLIFGVTGLKVHCKACVIERLENKKVSRYSFISTGNFNESTARVYTDYTLFTSNQRIGKEINKVFDFFQVNYQIKKYRHLIVSPHYTRNAIYNLIEKEIQNHEQGLPCGIRLKLNSLSDFKMIDKLYAASQAGVKIKLIVRGICCLIPGVEGMSENIEVISVVDKFLEHPRLFIFENGGDPKIYISSADFMGRNLDNRVEISCPVYDEDIKEELIDTFEICWNDNVKARIISQDSDNDYRRNDKPQIRSQFKLYEYYQQKLK; encoded by the coding sequence ATGTCGAAAACTTCCAAAGTAGCTAAAAACCTGTATAGAAACCGTGAACTTAGCTGGCTCCAATTTAATGCCAGGGTGCTTCAGGAAGCCGAGGACAAAACTGTTCCACTTATTGAACGGCTTCGATTTATAGGTATATTTTCAAACAATCTGGACGAATTTTTCAAAGTTCGGTATGCTACCATTAAACGAATTGTAGAGGCGGGCAAAGGAGGACGCAGGGTATTGGGAGGAATATCGGCCACCGAATTGCTGGAAGAGATCACTCAAACCGTGATAGAACAACAGGCAACAAGCCTCAGTATTCTCAATAGCATTCAGGAAGAACTTCAGAAGGAGAATATCTATATTATTGATGAAACCGAACTAAGTCCGGAACAGGATAAATATGTTCTCGATTTCTTTATTCAAAAGGTTAGCCCTTCGCTTGTTACCATCATGATCGGGGAGCTAGAGGAATTTCCAAAATTAAAAGATAGCGCAGCCTATCTGGCGGTGAGAATGAAAATGTCTAAAGAAGACGTCACTTTCGAATCGAAGATAAATTATGCCCTCATTGAGATTCCAAGGCAAATAGACCGTTTTGTAGAATTACCCACCGAAGGTGATAAGCAATACCTCATAATGCTCGATAATCTTATTAGACGATGTCTTGGTAATATCTTCAGCATCTTTAATTATGAGAGTATTACGGCACATATGATCAAGATAACCAGGGATGCCGAATTGGATATCGATAGTGACCTAAGTAGAAGTTTCCTTGAGAAGATATCCCGTAGTGTGGAAAAACGCAGCTCGGGCGATCCGGTACGATTTGTATATGATAAGAATATCGATAAAGAAACTCTGGAATTCCTCATGAACAAAATGGGAATAGATAGCACTGATAGTATTATTCCTGGGGGAAGATATCACAATAGGAGGGATTATATGAAATTCCCCAGCCTTGGTAGAAAAGATCTGTTATACGAGGCAAAAGAACCGCTTCGAATACCGGGCCTTAGCCTGGAAGGAAGTATTTTGGAGAAAATTGCCGAGAAGGATTACTTGCTTTATACCCCTTATCAATCGTTTGGCTATGTTGTAAAGTTTCTGAAAGAAGCTGCCCTGGACCCAAAAGTAAAATCGATAAAGATCACCATTTACCGCCTGGCCGAGTCCTCACAAATTGCCGGAGCACTAATCAATGCGGCGAAGAATGGCAAAGATGTTACCGTACAAATAGAATTGCAGGCTCGCTTCGATGAAGCGGCTAATATTGGCTATGCTGAAGAAATGCAAAGCGAAGGAGTTAAGTTAATATTTGGGGTTACCGGGTTAAAGGTGCACTGTAAAGCTTGTGTGATCGAACGGCTTGAAAATAAGAAAGTATCTCGCTACTCCTTTATTAGCACAGGTAACTTCAATGAATCTACTGCCCGAGTGTATACAGATTATACGCTGTTCACTTCCAACCAGCGGATAGGGAAAGAAATAAATAAAGTTTTCGATTTCTTCCAGGTAAACTATCAGATCAAAAAATACAGGCATCTTATAGTGTCTCCTCATTACACCCGAAACGCGATCTACAATCTAATCGAGAAGGAAATACAAAACCATGAGCAAGGATTGCCGTGTGGGATACGATTAAAACTCAATAGTTTATCAGATTTTAAAATGATCGATAAGCTTTATGCTGCCAGTCAGGCAGGAGTAAAAATTAAACTCATCGTACGCGGTATATGTTGCCTCATCCCGGGAGTGGAGGGTATGAGTGAGAATATCGAGGTTATTAGTGTGGTGGATAAATTTCTTGAACATCCTCGATTATTTATCTTTGAAAATGGTGGTGATCCTAAAATCTATATTTCCTCAGCAGATTTTATGGGGCGTAACCTCGACAATAGGGTGGAGATCTCATGTCCTGTTTACGACGAGGATATAAAGGAGGAACTTATCGACACCTTCGAGATCTGCTGGAACGACAATGTGAAAGCAAGGATAATCTCACAGGATTCGGATAATGATTACAGGCGAAATGACAAACCACAAATTCGCTCACAGTTTAAATTGTACGAATATTACCAACAAAAATTAAAGTAA